CGCCACGGGCGCGGTGTTCTGCGCCGGGGCCCACCTGGGCGAGATGAAGGAACTCGGTGCGGCCGACTACCAGGAGAACATGACCGCCGCCCTGGACATGGGCGCCATGTTCCGCGCCGTGCGCGCCTGCCCGGTGCCCGTGGTGGCGCGGGTGCAGGGGCCGGCCTACGGCGGCGGCGTGGGGCTCGTGGCGGCGTGCGACATCGTGGTCGCCGCGCCCGAGGCGCGGTTCTGCTTCAGCGAGGTGAAGCTGGGACTCGTGCCCGGCGTGATCTCGCCGCTGGTCGTGGCCCGCATCGGCGGCGCGGCGGCGCGGCGCCTCATGCTCACGGCCGAGATCTTCGACTGCGACGAGGCCCACCGCATCGGGCTGGTCGACGTGGCGGCCGGCCCGGGGGGCCTCGACCAGGCCGTGGCCGGGGTCGTCGACGCCCTGCTCGCCGCCGGGCCCCAGGCCCTCGGCTTCTGCAAGGCGCTGCTCGAGGGCGTCGCGTCGCTCGGCTACGCGAAGAGCGCCGAGTTCTCGGCGCGCATGATCGCCGAAGCCCGCACCAAGCCCGAAGCCCAGGCCGCGTTGCAGGCCTTCTTCGCCAGGCAGCCGGCGCCCTGGGCGAGCGACGAGGAATGGACCCTGCCCCCGCAACCGGACGAGGACGAGCGATGAGCAACGAGCAGTTCGAGACCGAACGTCCCATCAGCCGGGTGCTCGTGGCCAACCGCGGCGAGATCGCCGTGCGCGTGATCCGCGCCTGCCGCGAGCTCGGCCTCGGCACGGTGGCCGTGTGCTCCGAGGCCGACCGCGACGCCCTGCCCGCCCGCCTGGCCGACGTGGCGGTGGTGATCGGTCCGGCGGCGCCGGCGGAATCCTACCTGCGCGGCGACCGCATCATCGCGGTCGCCCGCGAAACCGACGCCGACGCGGTGCACCCGGGCTACGGCTTCCTGGCCGAGAACGCGGCCTTCGCCCGGGCCTGCGGCGAGGCGGGGCTCGTGTTCATCGGGCCCTCGCCCGACGTCATCGCGAAGATGGGCGAGAAGACCGCGGCCCGGGCGATCATGGAGCAGGCCGGGGTGCCGGTCGTGCCCGGGGCGTTGCTGCCGGCGCCGGACGCCGACGGCAGCTATCCGGCCGCCGCGGTGCAGGCCGTGTGCGACGGCGTGGGCTACCCGCTGATGATCAAGGCGGCCTTCGG
This window of the bacterium genome carries:
- a CDS encoding enoyl-CoA hydratase/isomerase family protein is translated as MAIRQQAAGRVLVVTIDAPDVRNAFDKATIASLRALFEELAFRDPLPPTGGEVGPGGRHRPHAVVLAATGAVFCAGAHLGEMKELGAADYQENMTAALDMGAMFRAVRACPVPVVARVQGPAYGGGVGLVAACDIVVAAPEARFCFSEVKLGLVPGVISPLVVARIGGAAARRLMLTAEIFDCDEAHRIGLVDVAAGPGGLDQAVAGVVDALLAAGPQALGFCKALLEGVASLGYAKSAEFSARMIAEARTKPEAQAALQAFFARQPAPWASDEEWTLPPQPDEDER